One window of Psychrobacillus sp. FSL H8-0483 genomic DNA carries:
- a CDS encoding DEAD/DEAH box helicase — MSFVLSETKIKQLCGDIAFKKGKSYHQAGKVNIQNYRENESIVEASVKGGSIFHVRVKHGMDGEVLAECNCPPLVSIQTYCQHVAAVLLYIQELERQESKKESQLAKQVLGLFNSEKKRPSENQTLFDTRKILTVKFICKPIYTKSEGYLIGVQLKAGLQELYNISSLKEFLEKMDSGEVYNSFTGFSYNPLIHSFQQTTNIVLKELREIVEDNHSVEKDTVIITPYNWKYLMPTLLACPFVYVEQAGVTYKGLQVSNEILPLDFKLEETKSGHFQLGVKGLQHILILNAYGYVLYKGEMIKLSAKDCKRLADLSDMLNQSGTHQLLIPVGQLNQFMDTVIPGLMKLGHVQIAEEISERFVKTPLRVKLFLDRVKNRLLAGLEFQYGNLVINPFEEMDKQFLYNPTVIRESEKEQLIMKIMNDSLFTQTEGGFYMHDEEAEYHFLRNVVPTFEKWVEIYATSAVKLRIHKGYMGPKIKVNIDERTDWLAFTFDMQGIPESEIKKILVALEEKRKFYKWRNGTLLSLETKEFQNLLRFIQELNISMEDINRGETQLPLISGLQWIDTLQEGNIVTKGKAIQKLVENLKSPHNLDFVIPDSISHVLRDYQKVGFRWFKMLAQYKFGGILADDMGLGKTLQSIAYIVSVLPEIRDRTKPILIVSPSSLVYNWMNEFKKFAPEIQACIIDGSKEKRSSILKDLSDFDVIITSYPSLRVDATLYMKHSFHTLFLDEAQTFKNPATLTAKAVKKIKANHHFALTGTPIENSLDELWSIFHVVFPKLLPGRKDFSELTRAQVAKRVRPFILRRLKKDVLKELPEKIEIIQSSDLNLEQKKLYTAYLAELKQDTLKHLKKGDFQKNRIKILAGLTRLRQLCCHPVLFVEGYKGRSAKFDQLMNIIEECRIAGRRVLIFSQFTMMLDIIGRNLGFHGIPYFYLDGQTPISERVDLCNRFNDGEGNLFLISLKAGGTGLNLTGADTVILYDLWWNPAVEQQAADRAYRMGQKNDVQVIKLVARGTIEEKMNDLQEKKKNLIGEILQDGEESLSSITEQDIREILLID; from the coding sequence ATGAGCTTTGTGTTAAGTGAAACAAAGATTAAACAATTGTGTGGAGACATAGCTTTTAAAAAAGGGAAATCATATCATCAAGCTGGAAAAGTAAATATCCAGAATTATAGAGAGAACGAGTCTATTGTAGAAGCTAGTGTCAAGGGTGGGAGTATCTTTCATGTTCGTGTAAAACATGGTATGGATGGAGAAGTCCTAGCAGAATGTAATTGCCCACCTTTAGTCTCTATTCAAACTTATTGTCAACATGTCGCTGCAGTTCTTCTATATATCCAAGAATTAGAACGTCAAGAGAGTAAGAAGGAAAGTCAGTTAGCGAAACAAGTGCTTGGCTTATTTAACAGTGAAAAAAAACGTCCCAGTGAAAATCAAACCCTTTTTGATACAAGAAAAATTCTTACCGTTAAATTTATTTGCAAACCAATTTATACAAAAAGTGAGGGCTATTTAATTGGAGTTCAGTTAAAAGCAGGTCTTCAAGAACTATACAACATCTCATCATTAAAAGAATTCTTAGAAAAAATGGATAGTGGAGAAGTATATAATAGCTTTACTGGTTTTAGTTATAACCCTCTTATTCACAGCTTTCAGCAGACTACCAATATAGTACTAAAAGAATTAAGGGAAATTGTTGAAGATAATCATTCGGTAGAAAAAGATACTGTAATAATAACACCGTATAACTGGAAGTATCTTATGCCAACTCTTTTAGCTTGTCCATTCGTCTATGTTGAACAAGCTGGTGTTACTTATAAAGGTCTGCAAGTATCAAATGAAATATTACCTTTAGATTTTAAGTTAGAGGAAACAAAATCAGGACATTTCCAATTAGGAGTAAAAGGTCTCCAGCATATATTGATATTAAATGCATATGGATATGTTCTGTATAAAGGGGAAATGATTAAACTATCAGCAAAGGATTGTAAAAGGTTAGCAGATCTAAGTGATATGTTGAATCAATCAGGAACGCATCAGCTACTTATTCCAGTGGGGCAGCTAAATCAATTTATGGATACAGTTATACCTGGATTAATGAAGTTAGGACACGTTCAGATTGCAGAGGAAATATCAGAAAGGTTTGTGAAAACACCCCTTAGAGTTAAATTATTTTTGGACCGAGTAAAAAATCGTCTGCTTGCTGGATTAGAGTTTCAGTATGGCAACCTAGTGATAAATCCTTTTGAAGAAATGGATAAACAGTTTCTATACAACCCTACCGTAATAAGAGAAAGTGAAAAAGAGCAGCTCATTATGAAGATAATGAACGATAGCTTGTTTACTCAAACAGAGGGTGGCTTTTATATGCACGATGAAGAAGCCGAGTATCATTTCTTACGTAACGTTGTCCCAACATTTGAAAAATGGGTAGAAATCTATGCAACTTCCGCTGTAAAATTGAGAATCCATAAAGGTTACATGGGTCCTAAGATCAAGGTAAATATAGATGAGCGAACGGATTGGTTAGCATTTACCTTTGATATGCAAGGTATACCTGAATCAGAAATCAAAAAAATACTGGTAGCGTTAGAAGAAAAACGAAAATTTTATAAATGGAGGAATGGGACTTTATTATCTTTAGAAACGAAAGAGTTTCAAAACCTCCTTCGATTTATACAAGAATTAAACATTTCCATGGAAGATATTAATAGAGGAGAAACCCAACTACCTTTAATAAGTGGATTACAATGGATAGATACACTTCAAGAAGGGAATATAGTTACAAAGGGGAAGGCAATACAAAAACTAGTGGAGAATTTAAAAAGTCCTCATAATCTAGACTTTGTAATACCAGACAGTATAAGTCACGTACTTCGAGATTATCAGAAGGTTGGATTTCGATGGTTTAAAATGCTTGCTCAGTACAAATTCGGAGGTATACTTGCAGATGATATGGGACTAGGGAAAACTCTGCAAAGTATAGCTTATATTGTATCCGTTCTTCCAGAAATAAGAGACCGTACCAAACCAATATTAATTGTTTCTCCATCCTCTCTTGTCTACAACTGGATGAATGAATTTAAAAAATTTGCACCTGAAATACAAGCATGCATAATTGATGGTAGCAAAGAAAAAAGAAGTTCCATTCTAAAGGACTTGTCGGATTTCGATGTAATCATTACTTCATATCCATCGTTACGTGTCGATGCTACTTTATACATGAAGCATTCTTTTCATACACTATTCTTAGACGAGGCGCAGACATTTAAAAACCCTGCTACACTGACTGCAAAAGCAGTTAAAAAAATTAAAGCAAATCACCACTTTGCCCTAACTGGAACTCCAATAGAAAATTCCTTAGACGAACTATGGTCCATTTTTCATGTGGTCTTTCCAAAGTTATTGCCAGGTAGAAAAGACTTTAGCGAATTAACTAGAGCGCAAGTAGCTAAACGAGTACGACCTTTTATCTTACGACGTTTAAAAAAAGATGTACTTAAGGAACTGCCAGAGAAAATTGAAATAATTCAATCATCAGATTTAAATTTGGAACAGAAAAAATTATATACAGCTTATCTAGCAGAACTAAAACAGGATACTTTGAAGCATTTAAAAAAAGGTGATTTCCAAAAAAATCGTATAAAAATTTTAGCTGGTTTAACCAGGCTGCGACAATTATGTTGTCATCCAGTTCTATTTGTTGAGGGGTATAAGGGTCGCTCAGCAAAGTTTGATCAACTAATGAATATTATAGAGGAATGTCGAATTGCTGGAAGGCGCGTATTAATCTTTTCACAATTCACTATGATGTTAGATATTATCGGAAGAAACTTGGGCTTTCATGGAATACCTTATTTCTATTTAGACGGTCAAACGCCTATTTCTGAACGGGTAGATTTATGCAATAGGTTTAATGATGGAGAAGGAAACTTGTTTCTGATCTCTTTAAAGGCTGGTGGGACTGGACTAAATTTGACTGGAGCAGATACTGTCATTTTATATGATTTATGGTGGAATCCTGCCGTAGAGCAGCAAGCAGCAGATCGTGCATATCGAATGGGCCAGAAAAATGACGTACAAGTAATAAAACTTGTTGCACGTGGAACTATTGAAGAAAAAATGAATGACCTTCAAGAAAAAAAGAAAAACCTAATTGGAGAGATACTTCAAGATGGAGAAGAAAGCTTATCTTCTATAACGGAACAGGATATCAGAGAGATTTTACTAATTGATTAA
- a CDS encoding helix-turn-helix transcriptional regulator — protein sequence MNKEAVIDLISKNVRLIRVEKGYSQEKMATVLGISKKTLVQVEKERTSIGWTNAVVVCALFKDSQILEHILGEEPFEVIETLAHDGMNTPKVKTLGGKMFWNEIAKKGKFRVQQNVISQHYRILDGSDYRWYSTFEEEEIMNRFHELTNE from the coding sequence TTGAATAAAGAAGCTGTAATTGATTTGATTTCTAAGAATGTTCGACTAATTCGTGTTGAAAAAGGATATTCTCAAGAAAAAATGGCTACTGTTCTAGGAATTTCCAAAAAGACACTGGTTCAAGTTGAAAAAGAAAGAACATCAATTGGTTGGACGAATGCAGTCGTAGTTTGTGCCTTATTTAAGGATAGTCAAATCCTAGAACACATTTTAGGAGAAGAACCTTTTGAAGTAATTGAAACACTAGCTCACGATGGTATGAATACTCCAAAAGTAAAAACATTAGGAGGAAAAATGTTTTGGAATGAGATTGCGAAAAAAGGAAAATTTCGAGTACAACAAAATGTGATCAGCCAACATTATCGTATTTTAGATGGTAGTGATTATAGGTGGTATAGCACGTTTGAAGAGGAAGAAATCATGAATCGTTTTCACGAATTAACTAATGAGTAA
- a CDS encoding sensor histidine kinase encodes MFSINKVVRQNIFKKNGLALVLTVFLTVIASELKVVPFNGEAFRFGLGSIAFFLLILTFPPASLLLTGCITGIAVVSVRIAGDLLFHLDPFWTSVTNHVPAFLFYFLFALGFSIVKIERYKTLPFVLGAWAIGFEFIANSVEHFIRYWFLNHEIIGLRDWALLIGVAIFRSYFVVGLYSSITITEQKKRVEEMLGVGAELYSETLYLQKSMNHIEQITASSHDLYRQLKKNELHLLSVQALHIAQEIHEVKKDSQRILAGLQKITEIKKETPLLLSDVLQLVIHANEKYSELLKKDISFQLSISVDFETDQQIPLLALLNNITANAVEAIIQKGKIEVDVYEESLNTLFIIKDSGIGIKKEDISIVFEPGYTTKFNEKGVAATGIGLSHVKEIIHTLAGKIEIEPCKQGTVFRIHIPTNHIRK; translated from the coding sequence ATGTTTTCTATAAATAAGGTTGTACGTCAAAATATATTCAAAAAAAATGGGTTGGCTCTAGTATTAACTGTTTTTCTAACAGTCATAGCAAGTGAGTTAAAAGTAGTTCCCTTTAATGGAGAAGCCTTTCGGTTTGGATTAGGAAGTATTGCTTTCTTTCTACTAATTTTAACTTTTCCTCCTGCTTCTCTCCTTTTAACTGGCTGCATAACGGGCATAGCGGTTGTTAGTGTACGAATTGCAGGAGATCTCCTCTTTCATCTAGATCCTTTTTGGACAAGTGTAACCAATCATGTTCCCGCATTTTTGTTTTATTTTTTGTTTGCACTTGGATTTAGTATTGTAAAAATAGAAAGGTATAAAACTCTTCCTTTTGTCCTTGGGGCTTGGGCTATTGGATTTGAATTTATCGCAAATAGCGTCGAACATTTTATACGATACTGGTTTCTAAATCATGAGATTATAGGGCTTCGAGATTGGGCATTATTAATAGGGGTGGCCATATTTCGAAGTTATTTTGTAGTTGGCTTGTATAGCTCCATTACCATAACAGAACAAAAGAAACGCGTGGAGGAAATGCTTGGCGTTGGTGCTGAACTATATTCAGAAACCCTTTATTTACAAAAGTCGATGAATCATATAGAGCAAATTACAGCTTCCAGTCATGATTTGTATCGCCAATTAAAAAAGAATGAATTGCATTTGTTAAGTGTTCAGGCATTACATATCGCACAGGAAATTCATGAAGTAAAAAAGGATTCTCAGCGAATTTTAGCTGGATTACAAAAAATTACTGAAATAAAAAAAGAAACACCTCTTTTGCTTTCAGATGTACTGCAGCTCGTTATACATGCGAATGAAAAATATAGTGAACTATTGAAGAAAGATATTTCCTTTCAACTTTCTATATCTGTAGATTTTGAAACAGATCAACAAATCCCACTTTTAGCTTTATTGAATAATATAACTGCCAATGCGGTAGAAGCTATTATACAAAAAGGGAAAATTGAAGTCGATGTTTATGAGGAATCGCTCAATACGTTGTTCATCATTAAAGATTCTGGAATAGGTATTAAGAAAGAAGATATATCGATTGTTTTTGAACCAGGCTATACGACAAAATTTAATGAAAAAGGAGTAGCTGCAACTGGCATTGGCCTCTCCCATGTAAAAGAGATCATTCATACGTTAGCAGGAAAAATAGAAATTGAACCTTGTAAGCAAGGAACAGTTTTTCGTATTCATATTCCAACCAACCATATAAGAAAGTGA
- a CDS encoding response regulator has protein sequence MRYFIVDDDTASRTMLKRIIEEGELGLVIGEAESGVKSITPILTMNPDVVLIDLLMPELDGMETIEELIKQRYQGKFIMISQIVNKEMVGEAYEKGIEFFIHKPINRVEVQSILKKTTEQIRLKDSLLAIRESLAKIDPAKTPSRKQSIKEIVQPILSDMGIIGEVGSNDIIAIIQYLINQDEHITQLPPLKDLYRAIAKKSAFSEADIKKESKAIEQRLRRTISLAVNNIASLGAIDYTNPEFEHYGPRYFDFQELRTQMFHIQAGQKKLLKVKINIKKFLQVLYLEVLEKYKQN, from the coding sequence CTGCGTTATTTTATTGTAGATGATGATACAGCGAGTAGAACGATGCTGAAAAGGATAATAGAAGAAGGAGAGCTCGGTTTAGTAATAGGGGAAGCAGAAAGTGGAGTAAAGAGTATTACGCCTATCCTTACAATGAACCCAGATGTTGTCTTAATAGATTTGTTAATGCCGGAGCTAGATGGTATGGAAACGATAGAAGAGTTAATTAAACAAAGATATCAGGGTAAATTTATTATGATATCACAAATTGTAAATAAAGAAATGGTCGGGGAAGCTTATGAAAAAGGCATTGAATTTTTTATACATAAGCCAATTAATCGGGTTGAAGTTCAAAGTATTTTAAAAAAAACAACGGAACAAATAAGACTAAAGGATTCTTTACTAGCAATTAGAGAGTCCTTAGCAAAGATTGATCCTGCTAAAACACCTTCTAGAAAACAAAGCATAAAAGAGATTGTTCAACCCATATTAAGTGATATGGGAATTATAGGTGAAGTGGGAAGTAATGATATTATTGCTATTATCCAATATTTGATCAATCAAGATGAACATATTACTCAATTGCCACCATTAAAAGATTTATACAGAGCAATTGCAAAAAAATCTGCCTTCAGTGAAGCAGATATAAAAAAAGAAAGTAAAGCAATAGAGCAACGATTACGTCGAACGATCTCACTGGCAGTCAATAATATAGCTTCCTTAGGTGCCATTGATTACACAAACCCTGAGTTTGAACATTATGGTCCAAGATATTTTGATTTTCAAGAATTAAGAACTCAAATGTTTCATATTCAAGCAGGTCAAAAGAAGCTTTTAAAAGTAAAGATTAACATTAAGAAATTTCTGCAAGTACTGTATTTAGAGGTTTTAGAAAAATATAAACAAAACTAA
- a CDS encoding ECF transporter S component: protein MKTTTGYSKSHTFDLILTAMLISLVFVATLTLNIKLPIAANGGLVHLGTAMLFIASILFGPKKGALAGAIGMGLFDLVSGWTLWAPFTIVARGLQGYLVGKIAWSMGHKGNSIAFNLVATIVSIPFMLAVYYICERVLYGSWIIPVASIPGNIVQNVVGIIIAIPVCVMLKKVSVFK, encoded by the coding sequence ATGAAAACAACAACAGGTTACTCAAAATCACATACTTTTGATTTGATCCTAACAGCAATGTTAATTTCACTCGTATTCGTTGCAACTCTCACTTTAAATATCAAACTACCTATCGCTGCAAATGGCGGATTGGTTCATCTTGGAACAGCCATGCTATTTATCGCATCTATTCTTTTTGGTCCTAAAAAAGGAGCACTCGCTGGTGCTATTGGTATGGGTTTATTTGACTTAGTATCTGGTTGGACATTGTGGGCACCTTTCACCATTGTGGCACGTGGCTTGCAAGGATATTTAGTTGGAAAAATTGCTTGGTCGATGGGCCACAAAGGAAACAGTATTGCTTTCAATTTAGTAGCTACCATCGTTTCGATTCCCTTTATGTTAGCTGTTTATTACATTTGTGAACGGGTTCTATATGGTAGTTGGATTATACCAGTGGCTTCTATACCTGGAAACATAGTTCAAAATGTTGTGGGGATCATTATAGCCATTCCAGTTTGTGTTATGTTGAAAAAAGTTTCTGTTTTTAAATAG
- a CDS encoding cation:dicarboxylase symporter family transporter, with protein MKKKFKFSLAYQILVGLVLGVAVGAIFFGNPAVETYLQPIGTIFINMIKMIVVPIIVSTLILGVAGTGDIKQLGKLGGKTLLYFEIVTTIAILVGLLAANIFQPGVGVDMSTLSKTDIHQYVETSEEVQSHGFADVIVNAVPSNVVQAMAEGNMLAIIFFSVLFGLGIAAIGEKGKPVLAFFQGTADAMFWVTNLIMKFAPFGVFALIGVTVSKFGLESLVPLGKLMALVYLAMIFFIVVVLGGIAKLVGINIFHLIKVLKDELLLAYSTSSSETVLPKVMEKMEKFGSPKDIVSFVIPTGYSFNLDGSTLYQAIAAIFIAQMYGIDLSIMEQVTLVVVLMVTSKGIAGVPGVSFVVLLATLGTVGIPVEGLAFIAGIDRLLDMARTVVNVVGNALATVVMSKWEGRFDKEKQEAYYASLDEIV; from the coding sequence ATGAAGAAAAAATTTAAATTTTCATTGGCCTATCAAATTCTAGTCGGGTTAGTACTAGGGGTTGCTGTGGGAGCAATCTTTTTCGGAAATCCTGCAGTGGAAACCTATTTACAACCGATAGGTACAATTTTTATAAATATGATCAAAATGATTGTAGTCCCAATTATAGTTTCTACTTTGATTTTAGGAGTTGCAGGGACTGGCGATATAAAGCAGCTAGGTAAACTGGGTGGAAAAACTCTTTTATACTTTGAAATTGTTACTACTATTGCTATTCTTGTCGGGTTACTAGCGGCGAATATCTTCCAACCTGGGGTAGGTGTAGACATGTCTACCCTTTCTAAAACGGATATTCATCAATATGTAGAAACGTCTGAAGAAGTTCAAAGCCATGGTTTTGCAGATGTAATTGTAAATGCTGTTCCAAGTAATGTTGTCCAGGCAATGGCAGAAGGAAATATGCTAGCTATTATCTTCTTTTCTGTACTATTTGGGCTAGGTATTGCTGCAATTGGTGAAAAAGGTAAACCAGTACTTGCCTTCTTCCAAGGTACAGCAGATGCGATGTTTTGGGTGACAAACCTTATCATGAAATTTGCTCCATTCGGTGTATTTGCTTTGATTGGCGTTACCGTGTCAAAATTTGGCCTAGAATCGTTAGTACCTCTAGGTAAGTTAATGGCATTAGTCTACCTTGCAATGATATTTTTCATTGTTGTTGTATTAGGTGGAATTGCTAAACTAGTCGGCATCAATATTTTCCATCTTATTAAAGTATTAAAAGATGAATTACTATTAGCATACTCGACTTCAAGTTCAGAAACTGTATTGCCAAAAGTAATGGAGAAGATGGAGAAATTTGGATCGCCAAAAGACATTGTTTCTTTTGTTATCCCGACTGGCTATTCTTTTAATCTGGATGGGTCAACACTCTACCAGGCTATTGCGGCAATTTTTATTGCACAGATGTATGGGATTGATTTAAGTATTATGGAGCAAGTTACTTTAGTTGTGGTATTAATGGTGACTTCTAAGGGAATTGCTGGGGTACCAGGAGTTTCGTTCGTTGTCCTATTAGCTACTTTAGGAACTGTAGGTATTCCAGTTGAAGGTCTTGCATTCATCGCTGGTATTGACAGACTTCTTGATATGGCACGTACCGTAGTAAATGTAGTAGGGAATGCATTGGCTACAGTTGTAATGTCTAAGTGGGAAGGTAGATTTGATAAAGAAAAACAAGAAGCTTACTACGCTTCTTTAGACGAAATAGTATAA